A portion of the Motacilla alba alba isolate MOTALB_02 chromosome 19, Motacilla_alba_V1.0_pri, whole genome shotgun sequence genome contains these proteins:
- the SDF2 gene encoding stromal cell-derived factor 2 isoform X2: MRWSGNHPCGAEIREPHLQRRELQDHQCARNEGSGQQSVTGVSAADDGNSYWRVRGRTAAVCQRGTPVRCGQAIRLTHLGTGRNLHSHRFASPLSGNQEVSAFGEAGEGDYLDDWTVVCSGTYWVRDDEVRFQHASTDVFLSVTGEQYGRPIHGQKEVHGMAASSQNNYWKVMEGIFMQPSEAFQMEQHHAEL, encoded by the exons ATGCGGTGGTCTGGGAATCACCCCTGCGGAGCAGAGATCCGGGAACCACACCTACAGCGCAGGGAGCTCCAGGACCACCAGTGTGCCAGGAACGAAG GCAGCGGGCAGCAGTCGGTGACCGGGGTGTCGGCGGCGGATGACGGGAACAGCTACTGGCGGGTGCGGGGCCGCACGGCCGCCGTGTGCCAGCGGGGCACGCCGGTGCGCTGCGGGCAGGCCATCCGCCTCACGCACCTGGGCACCGGCCGCAACCTGCACAGCCACCGCTTCGCCTCGCCGCTCTCCGGGAACCAG GAGGTGAGTGCGTTCGGGGAGGCCGGCGAGGGCGACTACCTGGACGACTGGACAGTGGTGTGCAGTGGGACCTACTGGGTGCGGGACGACGAGGTGCGCTTCCAGCACGCCTCCACCGACGTCTTCCTCTCGGTGACCGGGGAGCAGTACGGGCGGCCCATCCACGGGCAGAAGGAGGTGCACGGCATGGCCGCCTCCAGCCAGAATAACTACTGGAAGGTGATGGAGGGCATCTTCATGCAGCCCAGCGAGGCCTTCCAAATGGAGCAGCACCACGCCGAGCTGTGA
- the RSKR gene encoding ribosomal protein S6 kinase-related protein encodes MGATSSGPGPTPAPVRPPQGRAVGSWVRALLSRAGSVPVSVPVPVPGLALAPRGPAEEPPLPGWPLPQLVSLFLPEFPVRPSARQQQLKILGFVAKGSFGTILKVLDCGREKVCAVKVMPKVEVLRRDTLKQCKEEVSIQRQVRHPFVHGLGDSWQGQRHLFIMCTYCSTGDLHALWRAAGCLAEATVRLFAAELVLVLVYLHDLGIMHRDVKMENILLDERGHLKLTDFGLSRYLQWGERAHTICGTLQYMAPEVLSGGPYSHAADWWSLGVLLFALASGEFPVAPAGDHVAMLERVKQSSYESPPEFSPELARLLAELLCHNPLYRLRYLHHFQGHPFFRGVAFDADLLQKDPVVVAVAPRPPEQPPPDPATFADFDYDLAAPPDRPWPG; translated from the exons ATGGGAGCGACGagcagcggccccggcccgaCCCCGGCTCCGGTGCGGCCCCCCCAG GGCCGCGCCGTGGGGTCGTGGGTGCGGGCGCTGTTGAGCCGAGCAGGGTCGGTGCCGGTATCGGTACCGGTGCCGGTACCGGGGCTCGCCTTGGCCCCGCGGGGCCCCGCCGAggagccgccgctgcccgggTGGCCGCTGCCGCAGCTCGTCTCGTTGTTCCTGCCGGAGTTCCCCGTCCGCCCCTCCGCccgccagcagcagctcaag ATCCTGGGCTTCGTGGCCAAAGGCTCCTTCGGGACCATCCTCAAAGTGCTGGACTGTGGGAGGGAGAAGGTCTGCGCCGTGAAG GTTATGCCCAAGGTGGAGGTGCTGCGCCGTGACACCCTCAAACAGTGCAAAGAAGAAGTCAGCATCCAG AGACAGGTCAGGCACCCGTTCGTCCACgggctgggggacagctggCAGGGCCAGCGCCACCTCTTCATCA TGTGCACCTACTGCAGCACCGGGGACCTGCACGCGCTGTGGCGCGCGGCCGGCTGCTTGGCCGAGGCCACCGTCCGCCTCTTCGCCGCcgagctggtgctggtgctgg TGTACCTCCACGACCTGGGCATCATGCACAGAGATGTCAAG ATGGAGAACATCCTCCTGGATGAGAGAG GGCACCTCAAGCTCACTGATTTCGGCCTCTCCCGGTACCTGCAGTGGGGCGAGCGAGCCCACACCATCTGTGGCACCCTGCAGTACATGG ccccagaggtgctgAGCGGGGGGCCCTACAGCCATGCAGCCGACTGGTGGTCCTTGGGAGTCCTGCTCTTCGCCCTGGCCAGTGGGGAG TTCCCTGTGGCTCCAGCGGGGGACCATGTGGCCATGCTGGAACGTGTCAAACAGAGCAGCTACGAGAGCCCACCCGAATTCAGCCCCGAGCTGGCCCGGCTGCTCGCCGAG ctgctgtgccacaaCCCCCTGTACCGCCTGCGCTACCTCCACCACTTTCAGGGCCACCCCTTCTTCCGCGGGGTGGCCTTCGATGCTGACCTGCTGCAGAAGGACCCggtggtggtggcagtggcCCCGCGACCCCCCGAGCAGCCCCCACCCGACCCCGCCACTTTCGCCGACTTTGACTACGACCTCGCTGCCCCCCCGGACCggccctggcctggctga
- the KIAA0100 gene encoding protein KIAA0100 homolog → MPPPLPAALLAVVLVALLAGLLARWLACRLAVTWCRQKLHAELKIGSFGFFWAQNISLKFQREQQTVEIDNVWISSKLSRELPRYFELCFGEVRIRTDLQKGPGFQPSVPEAPREADGNESRTDLTLKPSLLRLLSQLFSIHMDSINIMVLHVATSESLWHIQASQTRLLLNGNGKSLTCEVSLTKVNSKVLRSSQLDDTCLAELALALSLSLEISSKRQLVGVRLCVRTLQAELHEGLFCSPLLHHVTAGAQHSSVGEEPSTGPGEPSKSLSVLSRDTLKLIPRRVEMKLENTSMVLSMNSQKRHLTWSLKLLQFLYQREEEQIPLRNFTPTSDLDQMSVDLQLEDGLLLSQSRQRIVCLNSLKTSVQVTAIDLSAAVLLNTCIIHYRHQEFSHWLGLLAQEYRCQAVPVPSQGHKARSYPQILAPIILCASLSNVNVSVQLGDTPPFALGFNSISADYQHLRPQSVHQRAVLAVDHLCWRVGNDSHIQRAPHPPNMHVWGEALILDSFNLQGSYNQPLGMSSAQSDTLFLDCTIRGLQVESSDTCTECLARVLPLFYPQPGGAELAKQPPSASSEPWGLLWKVDLKVEDVNLFTLSAIVGALELRLDTLTVLGSAESCTLSVQGMVLALVKSITEKMQPCCKAPAIPNPVANVSVLSVTYHSSIRSLEVQCGEGLAVLWSPPDHMHLYHHTLATLQCHEALRSALGHRTLPSLPPESPVSHPATPAESPAPLQPKGPPPKRLLSLSLELSSAKLTAFVSEANYISLAAERTSVSWHGGALHGYCPELAAGFDGHSIFSFKEVEVKLLPELEEVVRHRDAFPTLRTLRNRGWAFSFASVTIEFPYQYDFSRTLDAAVGVQKWLKGLHRPRRPASTALPPDLLLKVTHFSWVFLDDVFEVKLRDNYELMKDESKESAKRLQLLDAKVAALRKQHGELLPARKIEELYASLEKKNIEIYIQRSRRLYANTPMRRALLTWTLAHLELVAMADESFHGTERVLEQMRDMDDVSPFPPEGLDMVTQWCRMMKGTVGSFFVRIRDYPRYLFEIRNWQLSGRLLGAEQCGQACSRRRQLLKLGLPWGDATVERNMPPLKFYHDFHSVISQYTIVWGPCWDPAWTLIGQCVDLLTKPSEDPSAPLPWWDKSRLLFHGDWHMDIEQANLHQLATEDPYNTTENMHWEWSQLSFHWKPGQFVFKGNLDINVRTASKYDDCCFLHLPDLCMTLDLQWLCHGNPHDHHGVVLRSPEFLPEVPVGQQYDSYRAFRSENLNLSIRMDLTQPSKEYSQPRILLYSSTLRWMQNFWATWTSVTRPICRGKLFNNMKPSKKKLGQHYKQLSYTALFPRLQVHYWASFAQQRGIQVECCQGHIFTRGTQRLIPQAGTVMRRLISEWSITQMVSDLSQVTVHLMASTCDESADHQLDTLVKKTHLLSLSSLTYQRHSNRTAEEELPLRDGDDGFHTHQLHLVDLRASWTTTNRDIAFGLYDGYKKAAVLKRNLSTEALKGLKIDTQLQAKKLKRGPLSGHSIPARVTAPITSGRPERASSGGAYMLQKLIEETDKFVVFTEEESGASEQLCGIAACQTDDIYNRNCLIELVNCQMVLRGAETEGCVIVSAAKAQLLQCQHHPAWYGDTLKQKTSWTCLLDGMQYFATTESSPSEGEHGQLWLEVKNIEEHRQRSLDSVQELMESGQAVGGMVSTTTDWNQPSEAQQTQQVQRIISRCSCRMYYISYSHDIDPELATQIKPPETPANQEKEDLLKKQEGAVDTFTLIHHDLEISTNPAQYAMILDIVNNLLLHVEPKRKEHSEKKQRVRFQLEISSNPEEQRSSILHLQEAVRQHVAQIRQLEKQMYSNMKSLKDDSKNEVLLDLNHRLQQQLSQEKADLQLESEELNILIRCFKDFQLQRANKMELRKQPEDVSVARRTEFYFAQARWRLTEEDGQLGIAELELQRFLYSKVNKSDDTAEHLLELGWVTMNNLLPNAVYKVVLRPQSSCQSGRQLALRIFSKVRPPVGGISIKEHFEVNVVPLTIQLTHQFFHRMMGFFFPGRNVEEEEVGDEEDKSKLVTTGIPVVKPRQLIGADDSLGSGKGVAQGLNRTSGVRRSFRKAPEHPVDDIDKMKERAAMNNSFIYIKIPQVPLCVSYKGEKNSVDWGDLNLVLPCLEYHNNTWTWLDFAMAVKRDSRKALVAQVIKEKLRLKPAAGAEARGKLENKSDGTIQQQEEDEKARLLIGLSVGEKNPSKKSIFGRRK, encoded by the exons atgccgccgccgctgcccgccgcGCTCCTCGCCGTCGTCCTGGTCGCGCTGCTCGCCGGGCTGCTGGCGCG aTGGCTGGCATGTCGCCTGGCTGTCACCTGGTGCCGGCAGAAGCTTCATGCAGAGCTGAAGATCGGCTCCTTTGGCTTCTTCTGGGCCCAGAACATCAGCCTCAAGTTCCAGCGGGAGCAGCAGACTGTG GAGATCGACAACGTCTGGATCTCCAGCAAACTGAGCCGGGAGCTGCC GCGCTACTTTGAGCTGTGTTTTGGCGAGGTGCGAATCCGCACGGATCTCCAGAAAGGCCCTGGGTTCCAGCCATCCGTCCCGGAGGCTCCCAGAGAAGCTGATGGGAATGAAAGCAGGACAGACCTGACTCTTAAACCCTCCCTGCTGAGGCTCCTTAGCCAG CTCTTTTCCATCCACATGGATTCCATCAACATCATGGTTCTGCACGTGGCCACCTCAGAGTCTCTCTGGCACATCCAGGCCAGCCAGACACGTCTGCTCCTGAATGGCAATGGGAAGAG cctgaCGTGCGAGGTGAGCCTGACAAAGGTGAACAGCAAAGTCCTCCGGAGCAGCCAGCTG GATGACAcgtgcctggcagagctggccctggcactctccctctccctggagATCAGCAGCAAGCGGCAGCTGGTGGGCGTCCGGCTCTGCGTCCGCAcgctgcaggcagagctgcacgAGGGGCTTTTCTGCAGCCCCCTCCTGCACCACGTCACTGCTggggcccagcacagcagcGTGGGGGAAGAGCCCAGCACAG GCCCAGGGGAGCCCTCGAAATCCctgtctgtgctgagcagggacacactGAAGCTCATCCCCAGGAGGGTGGAGATGAAGCTGGAGAACACCAGCATGGTGCTGTCCATGAACAGCCAGAAGAG GCACCTCACCTGGagcctgaagctgctgcagtttctATATCAGCGTGAAGAGGAGCAAATCCCATTGCGCAACTTCACGCCCACCTCAGACCTGGACCAAATGAGTGTAGACCTCCAGCTGGAGG ATGGCCTTCTCCTGTCCCAGAGCCGCCAGCGCATCGTGTGCCTCAACTCCCTGAAGACCAGTGTGCAG GTCACAGCCATTGACCTGTcggctgctgtgctgctcaacACCTGCATCATCCACTACCGTCACCAAGAGTTTTCGCACTGGCTGGGCCTGTTGGCACAGGAGTACAGGTGCCAGgcagtgcctgtccccagccaagGGCACAAGGCAAG gagctATCCCCAAATCCTAGCACCCATCATCCTGTGTGCCTCGCTGTCCAACGTCAATGTGTCTGTGCAGCTGGGGGACACGCCACCCTTCGCCTTGGGCTTCAACTCCATCTCTGCAG ACTACCAGCACCTGCGGCCACAGAGCGTGCACCAGCGAGCAGTGCTGGCCGTGGACCACCTGTGCTGGCGAGTGGGCAACGACTCCCACATCCAGCGTGCCCCACATCCCCCCAACATGCACGTGTGGGGAGAAGCCCTCATCCTCGACTCCTTCAACCTCCAG GGCAGCTACAACCAGCCCCTGGGCATGTCCAGTGCCCAGTCGGATACGCTCTTCCTGGATTGCACCATCCGGGGGCTGCAAGTGGAGTCGTCTGACACCTGCACTGAGTGCCTGGCCAGGGTCCTGCCCCTGTTCTACCCTCAGCCTGGTGGGGCTGAACTTGCCAAGCAGCCACCCTCTGCCTCCAGTGagccctgggggctgctctggaagGTGGATCTTAAGGTGGAGGATGTGAACCTTTTCACACTCTCAGCCATAGTGG GTGCCCTGGAGCTGCGGCTGGACACACTGACTGTCCTGGGAAGTGCTGAGAGCTGCACGCTCAGCGTCCAGGGCATGGTGCTGGCCTTGGTGAAGAGCATCACTGAGAAGATGCAGCCGTGCTGCAAAGCTCCTGCCATCCCCAACCCGGTGGCCAATGTCTCCGTGCTCTCTGTCACCTACCACAGCAGCATCCGCTCCCTGGAG GTGCAGTGCGGCgaggggctggcagtgctgtggagCCCACCTGACCACATGCACCTGTACCATCACACCCTGGCCACCCTGCAGTGCCACGAAGCCTTGCGGAGCGCCCTCGGCCACAGGAcgcttccctccctgcccccggAGAGCCCCGTGTCCCACCCAGCCACCCCTGCTGAGTCACCAGCGCCCCTCCAGCCAAAAGGGCCCCCTCCCAAAAGACTCCTGTCgctgtccctggagctgagctctgccaagCTCACAGCCTTTGTCTCTGAGGCCAACTACATCAGCCTGGCTGCGGAACGGACCTCGGTCAGCTGGCACGGCGGTGCCCTGCACGGCTACTGCCCTGAGCTGGCCGCCGGCTTTGATGGACACAGCATCTTCAGCTTCAAGGAGGTGGAGGTGAAGCTGCTGCCGGAGCTGGAGGAGGTCGTCCGGCACCGCGACGCCTTCCCCACCCTGCGCACCCTCCGCAACCGCGGCTGGGCCTTCTCCTTCGCCAGCGTCACCATCGAGTTCCCCTACCAATACGACTTCTCCCGCACGCTGGACGCTGCCGTGGGCGTGCAGAAGTGGCTGAAGGGCCTGCACCGGCCCCGGCGCCCCGCCAGCACGGCCCTGCCCCCCGACCTCCTACTCAAAGTCACCCACTTCTCCTGGGTCTTCCTGGATGACGTCTTTGAGGTCAAGCTGCGAGACAACTACGAGCTGATGAAGGACGAGAGCAAGGAGAGCGCCAAgcgcctgcagctgctggacgCCAAGGTGGCTGCGCTGCGCAAGCAGcacggggagctgctgcctgcccgcAAGATCGAGGAGCTCTACGCCTCGCTGGAGAAGAAGAACATCGAGATCTACATCCAGCGCTCACGGCGCCTCTACGCCAACACGCCCATGCGGAGGGCCCTCCTCACCTGGACCCTGGcccacctggagctggtggCCATGGCCGATGAGTCCTTCCACGGCACGGAGCGTGTGTTGGAGCAGATGAGGGACATGGATGACGTCAGCCCGTTCCCCCCTGAGGGCCTGGACATGGTCACCCAGTGGTGCCGCATGATGAAgggcacagttggcagcttctTTG TGCGGATCCGTGACTACCCCCGGTACCTGTTTGAGATCCGGAACTGGCAGCTCTCCGGCCGGCTGCTCGGGGCTGAGCAGTGTGGCCAGGCCTGCTCCCGGCGCCGCCAGCTCctgaagctggggctgccctggggcgATGCTACGGTGGAGAGGAACATGCCACCCTTGAAGTTCTACCATGACTTTCACT ctgtgatCTCCCAGTACACCATCGTGTGGGGGCCCTGCTGGGACCCAGCCTGGACCCTGATCGGCCAGTGTGTGGATCTCCTCACCAAGCCTTCAGAGGACCCCAGCGCCCCATTGCCCTGGTGGGACAAGAGCCGCCTTCTCTTCCATGGAGACTGGCACATGGACATTGAACAGGCCAACCTGCACCAGCTGGCCACAgag GACCCCTACAACACCACGGAGAACATGCACTGGGAGTGGAGCCAACTCTCCTTCCACTGGAAGCCCGGGCAGTTTGTCTTCAAGGGCAACCTGGATATCAACGTCCGGACAGCTTCCAA ATATGATGACTGCTGCTTCCTGCACCTGCCTGACCTGTGCATGACACTGGAcctgcagtggctgtgccatgggaaCCCCCATGACCACCACGGCGTGGTGCTGCGCTCCCCCGAGTTCCTGCCCGAGGTGCCAGTGGGGCAGCAGTATGACTCCTACCGTGCCTTCCGCTCCGAGAACCTCAACCTCTCCATCCGGATGGACCTGACACAGCCCAGTAAAG AGTACTCCCAGCCCCGGATCCTGCTCTACAGCAGCACCCTTCGCTGGATGCAGAATTTTTGGGCCACGTGGACCAGCGTGACACGGCCCATCTGCCGTGGGAAGCTCTTCAACAACATGAAACCCAGCAAGAAGAAGCTGGGGCAGCATTACAAGCAGCTGTCCTACACTGCACTCTTCCCCCGGCTGCAG GTGCATTACTGGGCCTCCTTTGCCCAGCAGCGGGGGATCCAGGTGGAGTGCTGCCAGGGACACATCTTCACTCGGGGCACACAGCGGCTCATCCCACAGG ccgGCACGGTGATGCGGCGCCTCATTTCGGAGTGGAGCATCACGCAGATGGTGAGTGACCTGAGCCAGGTCACCGTGCACCTCATGGCCTCCACTTGTGATGAGAGCGCTGACCACCAGCTCGACACCCTGGTGAAGAAAACCCACCTGCTGAGCCTGTCCTCCCTCACCTACCAGCGGCACAGCAACCGCACGGCTGAGGAG gagctgcccctgcgTGATGGGGACGACGGTTTCCACACGCATCAGCTGCACTTGGTGGACCTGCGGGCGTCCTGGACCACCACGAACCGGGACATCGCCTTCGGCCTCTACGATGGCTACAAGAAAGCGGCTGTGCTCAAGCGTAACCTGTCCACCGAGGCCCTGAAGGGGCTGAAGATTGACACACAGCTGCAGGCCAAGAAGCTGAAGCGGGGCCCGCTCTCTGGTCACTCCATCCCTGCCAGAGTGACCGCTCCCATCACCAGTGGCCGGCCCGAGAGAGCCTCTTCAGGGG ggGCCTACATGCTGCAGAAGCTCATTGAGGAGACGGACAAGTTTGTAGTTTTCACAGAAGAGGAGTCGGGGGCCAGCGAGCAGCTCTGCGGCATCGCCGCCTGCCAGACTGACGACATCTACAACCGCAACTGCCTCATCGAGCTGGTCAACTGCCAG ATGGTTCTGCGTGGTGCAGAGACGGAGGGCTGTGTGATCGTGTCTGCTGCgaaggcacagctgctgcagtgccagcaccatCCCGCCTGGTACGGGGACACTCTGAAGCAGAAGACATCCTGGACGTGTTTGCTGGATGGCATGCAGTACTTTGCCACGACAGAGAGCAGCCCCTCCGAGGGAGAGCATggccagctctggctggag GTGAAAAATATTGAGGAGCATCGTCAGCGGAGCCTGGACTCGGTGCAGGAGCTGATGGAGAGCGGGCAGGCAGTGGGGGGCATGGTCAGCACCACCACAG aCTGGAATCAGCCCTCGGAAGCCCAGCAGACCCAGCAGGTGCAGAGGATCATCTCTCGCTGCAGCTGCCGCATGTACTACATCAGCTACAGCCACGACATCGACCCCGAGCTGGCCACGCAGATAAAGCCCCCTGAGACCCCTGCCAACCAGGAGAAGGAGGATCTGCTGAAGAAGCAGGAGG gagctgtggacACCTTCACCCTGATCCACCACGACCTGGAGATCTCCACCAACCCCGCACAGTATGCCATGATCCTCGACATCGTCAACAACCTGCTGCTGCACGTGGAGCCCAAACGCAAG GAGCACAGTGAGAAGAAGCAGCGGGTGCGTTTCCAGCTGGAAATCTCCAGCAACCCTGAGGAGCAGCGCAGCAGTATCCTACACCTGCAAGAAGCTGTGAGGCAGCACGTGGCCCAGATCCggcagctggagaagcagatGTACTCCAACATGAAG TCCTTGAAGGATGACAGCAAAAACGAGGTCCTGCTCGACCTGAACCAccggctgcagcagcagctgagccaggaaaaagctgacctgcagctggagagcgAGGAGCTGAACATACTGATCAg gtgcttCAAGGACTTCCAGCTGCAGCGAGCCAACAAGATGGAGCTGCGGAAGCAGCCGGAGGACGTGAGCGTGGCACGGAGGACTGAGTTCTACTTCGCCCAGGCACGCTGGCGCCTGACAGAGGAGGATGGGCAGCTGGGCAttgctgagctggagctccagCGCTTCCTCTACAGCAAG GTCAACAAGTCTGATGACACGGCCGAGCATCTGCTGGAACTGGGCTGGGTGACCATGAACAACCTGCTGCCCAACGCTGTGTACAAG GTGGTGCTGCgtccccagagctcctgccagTCCGGCCGGCAGCTGGCCCTGAGGATTTTCAGCAAGGTCCGGCCTCCCGTGGGAGGCATCTCCATCAAGGAGCATTTtgag GTGAACGTGGTGCCTCTCACCATCCAGCTCACCCACCAGTTCTTCCACAGAATGATGGGTTTCTTCTTCCCTGGCCGTaatgtggaggaggaggaggtgggggaTGAGGAAGATAAGTCCAAGCTGGTGACAACAG GGATCCCCGTGGTGAAGCCACGGCAGCTGATTGGGGCCGATGACTCGCTGGGCTCAGGGAAGGGAGTTGCTCAGGGCCTAAACCGGACATCAGGGGTCAGAAGATCCTTCCGAAAAGCACCTGAG catccTGTGGATGACATCGACAAGATGAAGGAGCGTGCAGCCATGAACAACTCCTTCATCTACATCAAGATCCCGCAGGTGCCACTCTGTGTGAGCTACAAG GGGGAGAAGAACAGCGTGGACTGGGGTGACCTGAACCTGGTGCTGCCATGCCTGGAGTACCACAACAACACGTGGACATGGCTGGACTTTGCCATGGCGGTGAAGAGGGACAGCCGCAAAGCCTTGGTGGCACAG GTGATCAAGGAGAAGCTGCGCCTGAagccggcggcgggcgcggaggCCCGGGGGAAGCTGGAGAACAAATCCGACGGGACcattcagcagcaggaggaggacgAGAAGGCTCGGCTGCTCATCGGGCTGAGCGTGGGCGAGAAGAACCCCAGCAAGAAGTCGATCTTCGGCAGGCGCAAATGA
- the SDF2 gene encoding stromal cell-derived factor 2 isoform X1: MEAARRPPLLPLLLLPLLAAALGAAGRGDPGPVTCGSVVKLLNVRHNVRLHSHDVRYGSGSGQQSVTGVSAADDGNSYWRVRGRTAAVCQRGTPVRCGQAIRLTHLGTGRNLHSHRFASPLSGNQEVSAFGEAGEGDYLDDWTVVCSGTYWVRDDEVRFQHASTDVFLSVTGEQYGRPIHGQKEVHGMAASSQNNYWKVMEGIFMQPSEAFQMEQHHAEL; this comes from the exons ATGGAGGCGGCGCGGCGGCCGCCGCtgctcccgctgctgctgctgccgctgctggcggcggcgctgggcgcggcggggcgcggcgACCCCGGGCCCGTCACCTGCGGCTCCGTGGTGAAGCTGCTCAACGTGCGGCACAACGTGCGGCTGCACTCGCACGATGTGCGCTACGGCTCCG GCAGCGGGCAGCAGTCGGTGACCGGGGTGTCGGCGGCGGATGACGGGAACAGCTACTGGCGGGTGCGGGGCCGCACGGCCGCCGTGTGCCAGCGGGGCACGCCGGTGCGCTGCGGGCAGGCCATCCGCCTCACGCACCTGGGCACCGGCCGCAACCTGCACAGCCACCGCTTCGCCTCGCCGCTCTCCGGGAACCAG GAGGTGAGTGCGTTCGGGGAGGCCGGCGAGGGCGACTACCTGGACGACTGGACAGTGGTGTGCAGTGGGACCTACTGGGTGCGGGACGACGAGGTGCGCTTCCAGCACGCCTCCACCGACGTCTTCCTCTCGGTGACCGGGGAGCAGTACGGGCGGCCCATCCACGGGCAGAAGGAGGTGCACGGCATGGCCGCCTCCAGCCAGAATAACTACTGGAAGGTGATGGAGGGCATCTTCATGCAGCCCAGCGAGGCCTTCCAAATGGAGCAGCACCACGCCGAGCTGTGA